A DNA window from Hordeum vulgare subsp. vulgare chromosome 1H, MorexV3_pseudomolecules_assembly, whole genome shotgun sequence contains the following coding sequences:
- the LOC123449645 gene encoding uncharacterized protein LOC123449645, whose amino-acid sequence MMTARGSPRLNLMKEVAERHRASPPTGSVEKRRRGSPKEDRAQWNASLEKDLVDLLREHATPEHKGQNGWSSEAWNEIVKKFHQKNPYARYEKKKIQEKEKELKRDYRMIKEIRKQSGVSWDDHQCKILADPPLWKNIVISHPKAGKFKTKGFPLFDALGELHDGQIAEGTYNFTSIESS is encoded by the exons ATGATGACTGCTCGAGGATCACCAAGGTTGAACCTGATGAAAGAAGTTGCTGAAAGGCATAGAGCGTCACCCCCTACTGGGAGTGTGGAAAAGAGGAGGAGAgggtctccaaaag AAGATAGAGCACAATGGAATGCAAGCCTTGAGAAAGATCTCGTGGACTTGCTTCGTGAGCATGCTACACCTGAACACAAGGGTCAAAATGGATGGAGCTCTGAAGCATGGAATGAGATAGTGAAGAAATTCCACCAGAAGAATCCATATGCTaggtacgagaagaagaagatccaagagaagGAGAAAGAGTTGAAAAGAGATTATAGGATGATTAAAGAGATAAGGAAGCAAAGTGGTGTTTCATGGGATGACCATCAGTGCAAGATTCTAGCAGATCCACCACTTTGGAAAAACATTGTCATA TCACACCCTAAAGCTGGAAAGTTCAAGACAAAAGGTTTCCCTCTTTTTGACGCTTTGGGAGAATTGCATGATG GCCAAATTGCTGAAGGGACATACAACTTCACATCTATCGAGTCATCATAG